A DNA window from Massilia putida contains the following coding sequences:
- a CDS encoding IS3 family transposase (programmed frameshift), whose protein sequence is MNKKPSKFSPEVRERAVRLVREQRNEHPSLWAAVESIAGMIGCTPQTLHEWVKRDQIDQGERAGVTTEERERLKALERENKELRRANEILKLASAFFGPGGARPPFEVLKAFIDQHRDTFGVEPICKVLRIAPSGYRRHAAQLRDSSKRCARAKRDEILCPEISRVWQANMKVYGADKVWKQMNRERIAIARCTVERLMKRLGLQGAVRGKRVRTTIPDSAAPRPLDRVNRQFRADRPNQLWVSDFTYVSTWQGWLYVAFVVDVFARRIVGWRVSSSMTTDFVLDALEQALYARQPGENGTLIHHSDRGSQYLSIRYSERLAEAGIEPSVGNRGDSYDNALAETINGLYKTELIHRRTWKTRESVELATLEWVAWFNHHRLMEPIGYIPPAEAEANYYR, encoded by the exons ATGAACAAGAAGCCAAGCAAATTTTCGCCGGAAGTCCGGGAGCGCGCAGTCCGTCTGGTACGGGAGCAGCGTAATGAGCATCCTTCGCTGTGGGCGGCGGTCGAGTCAATTGCAGGGATGATCGGCTGCACGCCACAAACGCTGCATGAATGGGTCAAGCGCGACCAGATTGACCAGGGAGAGCGCGCAGGAGTGACAACAGAGGAGCGTGAGCGACTCAAAGCCCTGGAGCGCGAGAACAAAGAGCTGCGGCGGGCGAACGAAATCCTGAAGCTGGCAAGCGCGTTTTTCG GCCCAGGCGGAGCTCGACCGCCGTTTGAAGTCCTGAAGGCCTTTATCGATCAGCATCGCGACACCTTCGGGGTCGAGCCGATCTGCAAGGTCTTGCGGATTGCCCCGTCGGGTTATCGGCGCCATGCGGCACAGCTTCGTGATTCGTCGAAGCGATGCGCGCGGGCGAAGCGCGATGAGATTCTGTGTCCGGAAATCAGCCGGGTCTGGCAGGCCAACATGAAGGTCTACGGAGCCGACAAGGTCTGGAAGCAGATGAACCGGGAACGCATCGCCATCGCTCGCTGCACGGTCGAGCGCTTGATGAAGCGGCTGGGTTTGCAAGGTGCTGTGCGCGGCAAGCGAGTCCGGACAACGATTCCCGATTCTGCCGCCCCACGTCCGCTGGATCGGGTGAATCGGCAGTTTAGGGCTGACCGTCCAAATCAGCTGTGGGTGTCGGACTTTACATACGTTTCGACGTGGCAGGGCTGGCTGTACGTAGCCTTCGTGGTGGACGTTTTCGCCCGGCGCATTGTCGGCTGGCGGGTCAGTTCGTCGATGACCACTGATTTCGTTCTGGATGCGCTTGAACAGGCATTGTATGCTCGCCAGCCCGGTGAAAATGGAACTTTAATCCATCATTCCGATAGGGGCTCGCAATATCTCAGCATTCGCTACAGCGAACGCCTGGCCGAAGCAGGTATCGAACCGTCGGTCGGCAATCGGGGAGACAGCTACGACAACGCACTGGCTGAGACGATCAACGGCTTGTACAAGACGGAATTGATTCACCGCCGAACCTGGAAAACTCGGGAATCTGTCGAGCTGGCAACCTTGGAATGGGTGGCCTGGTTCAACCACCACCGGTTGATGGAACCAATCGGCTATATCCCGCCCGCGGAAGCTGAGGCAAACTACTATCGGTAG
- a CDS encoding IS3 family transposase (programmed frameshift) — translation MKRKRYSAEQIVSILRQAELGMAVGDIVRQLGISEQTFYRWKKQYAGMQVEGVRELKILQEENARLKKLVAELSLDKAILQDVAFKKVERPALKREVVKYIVSHYGLKLARACRLMKQVRSTQYLHSRKDPKLPLRQRLKELAQVRLRWGYRRLHILLKREGFQLGVNQTYRWYRLEELQLRSWRKKRSKTTMLRQARMQALHINDAWSMDFVADQLADGTKIRLLTIIDIYSRESLAIVVGHRLRGDDVVAALNRIAERRPAPKCLFVDNGSEFSGQLLDLWAYHHQTKIDFSRPGKPTDNCFIETFNGSLRDECLNIHWFASLTETQAVVEAWRRDYNESRPHTALKNLTPAAFARETGAGGA, via the exons ATGAAACGGAAACGGTACTCAGCAGAGCAGATTGTCTCGATTCTCCGGCAGGCAGAGCTGGGGATGGCAGTAGGTGATATCGTGCGCCAGCTTGGCATTTCGGAGCAGACGTTCTATCGCTGGAAGAAGCAGTACGCGGGCATGCAGGTCGAAGGTGTGCGCGAGCTGAAGATCCTGCAGGAAGAAAACGCGCGGTTGAAAAAGCTGGTCGCCGAGCTGAGCCTGGACAAGGCGATCCTGCAGGACGTCGCCT TCAAAAAAGTGGAACGGCCCGCGCTGAAAAGGGAAGTGGTGAAGTACATCGTGAGCCACTACGGCCTGAAGCTAGCGCGGGCCTGCAGACTGATGAAACAGGTGCGCAGCACACAATACCTGCACAGTCGGAAGGATCCGAAGCTGCCGTTGCGGCAGCGTTTGAAAGAGCTGGCACAGGTGCGCCTGAGGTGGGGCTACCGGCGCCTGCACATCCTCCTGAAGCGCGAAGGTTTCCAGCTTGGTGTCAACCAGACCTATCGCTGGTATCGCCTTGAAGAGCTGCAACTGCGGTCCTGGCGCAAAAAGCGCAGCAAGACGACCATGCTCCGGCAGGCGCGCATGCAGGCGCTCCACATCAACGACGCCTGGAGCATGGACTTCGTAGCCGACCAATTGGCCGACGGGACAAAGATCCGGCTGCTGACGATCATCGATATCTACAGTCGGGAATCGCTGGCGATCGTCGTCGGTCATCGCCTGCGCGGCGACGATGTCGTCGCGGCGCTTAACCGCATTGCCGAAAGACGTCCGGCACCGAAATGTCTGTTCGTCGACAACGGCAGCGAGTTCTCGGGACAATTGCTCGACCTATGGGCGTACCACCACCAGACGAAAATCGACTTCAGCCGGCCCGGCAAGCCAACCGATAACTGTTTCATCGAGACATTCAATGGATCGCTACGCGACGAATGCCTGAACATTCATTGGTTCGCTTCACTGACCGAGACTCAGGCCGTCGTGGAAGCCTGGCGCCGGGACTACAATGAGAGCCGTCCTCACACAGCTCTCAAAAACCTGACACCGGCCGCTTTCGCCCGGGAGACCGGGGCTGGAGGTGCATAA
- a CDS encoding DUF1800 domain-containing protein, whose product MSETDVPQHSEQINQPDARSGGTHTLPAVAALGALSLAGCGAGSDTEPRETVLAAEVTSVAKTAMTDAAAARFLAQASMGATREQIKRVQTLGYAGWLDEQYALPASPSRWDALVAGGFNAAANKNSEDGFDACAWRKLLAAPDTLRQRVTLALSEILVIGIDGLVGGGWRQFTAAAYLDLLEANAFGNYRGLMQAVSLSTAMGEYLTFRGNVKFNPKTGALPDENYARELMQLFTIGLVQLNPDGTPKLVHGKPQETYGLDDITGLARVFTGWDYDLSGTSTATPDFKRRPMVQVAARHETGAKTFLGTTIAAGGTGASDMKAALDTLFAHPNVGPFIGRQLIQRLVCSNPSPAYVARVAAAFDNDGNRVRGNLRAVLKAILLDDEARSATAAAAPGAGKQREPILRLAAWARAFKANSPSSAWAIGNTSDPATRLGQSPLRSPSVFNFFRPGYVPPGSAIAGAGLVAPEFQLTNESSTVGYLNFMQTVVSKGIGDVKADYTALLPLANDAGALLAELNTVLAAGQLSGPTLNLLRPAINSLPANSDAARLNRIYAAVLLVLAAPEFIILH is encoded by the coding sequence ATGTCTGAGACCGATGTCCCGCAACACTCCGAACAGATCAACCAGCCCGATGCACGGTCCGGCGGTACGCACACGCTGCCGGCGGTCGCGGCGCTGGGTGCTTTGTCGCTGGCGGGTTGCGGCGCGGGCAGCGACACCGAGCCACGTGAAACGGTCCTCGCTGCGGAGGTGACGAGTGTCGCCAAGACGGCGATGACCGATGCCGCGGCCGCGCGCTTCCTCGCGCAGGCGTCGATGGGCGCGACGCGCGAGCAGATCAAGCGCGTGCAAACGCTGGGCTACGCCGGCTGGCTCGACGAGCAGTACGCGCTGCCGGCCTCGCCGTCGCGCTGGGATGCGCTGGTCGCCGGCGGGTTCAACGCGGCAGCGAACAAGAATTCCGAGGACGGCTTCGATGCCTGCGCCTGGCGCAAGCTGCTGGCCGCGCCCGATACGCTGCGCCAGCGCGTCACCCTGGCACTGTCTGAAATCCTCGTGATCGGCATCGACGGCCTCGTCGGCGGCGGTTGGCGCCAGTTCACGGCCGCGGCCTACCTCGACCTGCTCGAAGCGAATGCATTCGGCAATTACCGCGGCCTGATGCAAGCCGTGTCGCTGAGCACGGCGATGGGTGAATACCTGACCTTTCGCGGCAACGTCAAGTTCAATCCCAAGACCGGCGCCTTGCCCGACGAGAACTATGCGCGCGAGCTGATGCAGCTGTTCACCATCGGACTCGTGCAGTTAAACCCCGACGGCACGCCGAAATTGGTGCACGGCAAGCCCCAGGAAACCTATGGCCTGGACGACATCACGGGCTTGGCGCGGGTATTCACGGGCTGGGACTACGACCTGTCCGGCACGAGCACCGCCACGCCGGATTTCAAGCGCCGCCCCATGGTCCAGGTCGCGGCGCGCCACGAGACCGGCGCCAAGACCTTCCTCGGGACCACCATCGCGGCCGGCGGCACGGGCGCGAGCGACATGAAGGCGGCGCTCGACACCCTGTTCGCGCACCCGAACGTCGGTCCTTTCATCGGCCGCCAGCTGATCCAGCGGTTGGTCTGCAGCAACCCGTCGCCAGCGTACGTCGCGCGGGTGGCGGCCGCGTTCGACAACGACGGCAACCGGGTCCGCGGCAACCTGAGGGCGGTACTCAAGGCGATCCTGCTGGACGACGAGGCGCGCAGCGCGACGGCCGCCGCCGCGCCCGGCGCCGGCAAGCAGCGCGAGCCGATCCTGCGCCTCGCCGCGTGGGCGCGTGCGTTCAAGGCGAACTCGCCCAGTAGCGCCTGGGCCATCGGCAACACGTCGGACCCGGCCACGCGCCTCGGCCAGAGTCCCCTGCGCTCGCCGAGCGTGTTCAACTTCTTCCGGCCCGGCTACGTACCGCCCGGCAGCGCGATCGCGGGCGCGGGCCTCGTCGCGCCGGAGTTCCAGCTGACGAACGAATCGAGCACGGTCGGCTACCTGAATTTCATGCAGACGGTCGTCAGCAAGGGCATCGGCGACGTCAAGGCCGATTACACCGCCCTGCTACCGCTGGCGAACGATGCCGGCGCGCTGCTCGCGGAGCTGAACACGGTGCTCGCGGCCGGACAGCTGAGCGGACCGACCTTGAACCTGCTGCGTCCGGCCATCAACTCGCTGCCGGCGAACAGCGACGCGGCGCGCCTGAACCGCATCTACGCCGCCGTGCTGCTGGTGCTGGCGGCGCCCGAATTCATCATCCTGCACTAA
- a CDS encoding DUF1501 domain-containing protein has product MTTDASRRAFLRRAGALSLAGSAAPWALNLAAMAEAAAANASDYKALVCIFLYGGNDYANTLVPYDSANYAAYQQLRPTLAYARSALAGTALTPAQVPLDRNGMQHAYALAPELGKLAPLFDAGQLGVVLNVGPLVQPTTKLQYQNRSAPLPPKLFSHNDQQSIWQSSAPEGAGSGWGGRMGDLFEAGNGNATFTCVNVSGNAVYLAGRQAVQYQVSPGGAAAINALAKPLFGSTACSDALRALITQPRTQLLEAEYNRVTSRAITANNALSAALAGGPAITTPFAAGNALAAQLKMVARMISVAPALGIKRQVFFVSMGGFDTHDGLLTVHPKLLTGVADAMAAFHAATQELRVANAVTSFTASDFGRTLTGNNDGSDHGWGSMHFVLGGAVKGKTFYGTAPVVASDGPDDVGQGRLLPTTSVDQYAATLGRWLGIADADLLQLLPNLANFSQRNLGFMA; this is encoded by the coding sequence ATGACCACCGATGCTTCTCGCCGCGCCTTTCTGCGCCGCGCGGGCGCCCTGTCGCTGGCCGGCAGCGCCGCGCCGTGGGCGCTCAACCTCGCGGCCATGGCGGAAGCCGCGGCCGCCAACGCGAGCGACTACAAGGCCCTCGTCTGCATCTTCCTCTACGGCGGCAACGATTACGCGAACACGCTCGTGCCGTACGACAGCGCGAATTATGCGGCCTACCAGCAGCTGCGTCCCACCCTCGCGTACGCGCGCTCGGCGCTGGCCGGCACCGCGCTGACGCCGGCGCAAGTGCCGCTGGACCGCAACGGCATGCAGCACGCCTACGCGCTGGCGCCGGAGCTGGGCAAGCTGGCGCCGCTGTTCGACGCCGGCCAACTGGGCGTCGTCCTGAACGTCGGCCCGCTCGTGCAGCCGACCACGAAGCTCCAGTACCAGAATCGGTCGGCGCCGCTGCCGCCCAAGCTGTTCTCGCACAACGACCAGCAATCGATCTGGCAATCGTCCGCCCCCGAAGGTGCGGGTTCCGGCTGGGGCGGACGCATGGGCGATCTGTTCGAAGCGGGCAACGGCAACGCGACCTTCACGTGCGTGAACGTGTCGGGCAACGCCGTCTACCTCGCCGGCAGGCAGGCGGTGCAATACCAGGTATCGCCGGGCGGTGCGGCCGCGATCAACGCGCTCGCCAAGCCGCTGTTCGGCTCGACCGCGTGCAGCGACGCGCTGCGCGCGCTGATCACGCAGCCGCGCACGCAGCTGCTGGAAGCGGAGTACAACCGCGTCACGAGCCGCGCCATCACCGCCAACAACGCACTCAGCGCGGCGCTCGCCGGCGGCCCCGCCATCACCACGCCGTTCGCCGCCGGAAATGCGCTGGCCGCGCAACTCAAAATGGTGGCGCGCATGATCTCGGTCGCCCCCGCGCTGGGCATCAAGCGCCAGGTCTTCTTCGTGTCGATGGGCGGCTTCGACACGCACGACGGCCTGTTGACCGTCCACCCGAAACTGCTGACCGGCGTGGCCGACGCGATGGCCGCGTTCCACGCCGCGACACAGGAACTGCGCGTCGCCAACGCCGTCACGTCGTTCACCGCGTCGGACTTCGGTCGCACGCTGACCGGCAACAACGACGGTTCCGACCACGGCTGGGGCAGCATGCACTTCGTGCTGGGCGGCGCCGTCAAGGGCAAGACGTTCTACGGCACGGCACCCGTTGTCGCCAGCGACGGCCCGGACGACGTCGGCCAGGGCCGTTTGCTGCCGACCACCTCGGTCGACCAGTATGCGGCTACGCTGGGCCGCTGGCTGGGCATCGCGGACGCCGACCTGCTGCAACTGCTGCCCAACCTGGCCAATTTCAGCCAACGCAACCTCGGCTTCATGGCTTGA
- a CDS encoding alpha/beta fold hydrolase: MQRKSVDVNGITLSYLEAGEGPAILLCHGFPETSKSWHKQVPALAAAGYRVIAPDLRGYGESSCPEATDAYTIFHLVGDLVGLMDALSIQRTVIVGNDWGASVAWQMSLMRPDRIRGVVAFGVPLMARAPMPPTQMFPRTKEALFYALYFQEPGLAERELERDVPTTLRRIYHAASGEAGRRQPGDGTPNPFGMVVPERGMLQDLPEPATLPSWLSSADLNAYVTAFARSGFHGGLNYYRNLDRNWQLQASLEGMRVEVPALFAIGSRDVGLSIPGMDRIIADMAKLAPRLRRCVTIDDAGHWIQQEHADAVNALILSFMPTLDDSKHLMA, from the coding sequence ATGCAACGCAAATCAGTTGATGTGAACGGAATCACGTTATCGTATCTCGAAGCTGGCGAAGGCCCAGCGATACTACTTTGCCATGGCTTTCCCGAAACGTCGAAGTCATGGCACAAGCAAGTGCCCGCGCTTGCTGCAGCTGGCTACCGCGTCATTGCCCCAGACCTGCGTGGTTATGGCGAGTCGTCTTGCCCGGAAGCGACCGATGCGTACACGATATTTCATCTTGTTGGCGACCTAGTCGGCCTGATGGACGCTCTCTCGATCCAACGTACCGTAATCGTAGGCAACGATTGGGGCGCCTCGGTCGCTTGGCAAATGTCACTCATGCGCCCAGACCGCATTCGCGGCGTCGTCGCTTTTGGCGTGCCTTTGATGGCTCGTGCCCCTATGCCTCCTACACAGATGTTTCCACGCACGAAAGAGGCGCTGTTCTACGCCCTGTATTTCCAGGAGCCTGGGCTAGCCGAGCGGGAACTCGAACGCGACGTGCCAACCACGTTACGCAGGATTTACCACGCGGCATCGGGCGAGGCAGGACGGCGCCAACCTGGAGACGGTACGCCCAATCCTTTCGGTATGGTTGTGCCCGAACGCGGAATGCTACAAGACCTTCCTGAGCCAGCTACGCTGCCTTCATGGCTGTCCAGTGCCGACCTCAACGCGTACGTTACTGCTTTCGCGCGGAGCGGCTTCCATGGTGGGCTTAACTACTATCGCAACCTGGATCGCAACTGGCAGTTGCAAGCCAGTCTTGAAGGAATGCGCGTCGAAGTGCCGGCGCTTTTCGCCATTGGCTCACGCGATGTGGGACTATCGATCCCTGGAATGGATAGAATCATTGCTGACATGGCCAAACTAGCTCCGCGTCTGCGCCGGTGCGTCACCATCGACGATGCAGGACATTGGATACAGCAAGAACACGCTGATGCGGTTAATGCGTTGATCCTGTCGTTTATGCCGACGTTGGACGACAGTAAGCATCTAATGGCTTAA
- a CDS encoding Rrf2 family transcriptional regulator: MLHVLIHMDKRGGKTTSETIALMLGTNPVVVRRTMAPLKQAGLVTSDGGAGGGWALARAIDDVTIRDVYEALGSPSALAIDVAIDHKTCPVEQTVVAKLGAVFQDTEKFMLERMQDVTLGTLAEDVDHI, translated from the coding sequence ATGCTTCATGTGCTGATACATATGGACAAAAGGGGTGGTAAGACTACTTCCGAGACGATTGCCCTGATGCTGGGCACCAACCCCGTCGTTGTTCGTCGCACTATGGCGCCGTTGAAGCAGGCCGGACTTGTGACCTCTGATGGTGGAGCAGGCGGTGGGTGGGCGCTTGCTCGTGCTATCGACGATGTAACGATCCGCGATGTCTATGAAGCGCTCGGCTCGCCTTCAGCGTTAGCGATCGATGTAGCAATCGATCACAAGACCTGTCCGGTAGAGCAAACCGTAGTCGCTAAACTGGGCGCCGTATTCCAAGATACGGAGAAGTTCATGCTTGAGCGGATGCAAGATGTGACACTTGGAACGCTGGCCGAAGATGTCGACCATATTTAG
- a CDS encoding IS256 family transposase, giving the protein MTVVKRNKRAKPDPELLKLADGLLANYQKPEDLIGENGLLKQLTKMLVERALEVEMTDHLGHDKSGEVTNSTANTRNGHSIKTLKGDFGALPLDVPRDRQGTFEPQIVVKHQTRWTGFDDKIISLYARGLSVREIQSHLEEMYGTEVSPTLISNVTDAVSEDVKLWQARPLDAVYPILYLDCIHVKVRDNGAVRTKAVYLAIGVNMDGHKEVLGLWISQTEGAKFWLQVVTELKNRGVQDIFIACVDGLKGFPDAIEAVYPQTSVQLCIVHMVRNSLNFVPWKAQKEVAADLKLIYSAATTDEAELRLAEFEDKWDKQYKPISQSWRRNWARVIPFFDYPPEIRKVIYTTNAIESINMSLRKVTKARSSFPTDEAVSKLFYLALNNISKKWTMPIRDWKAALNRFAIQFEDRVPQT; this is encoded by the coding sequence ATGACCGTTGTAAAGCGTAACAAGCGGGCCAAGCCCGATCCGGAACTGCTCAAACTTGCCGACGGCCTGCTGGCAAACTACCAGAAGCCCGAGGACCTGATCGGCGAAAATGGGCTGCTCAAGCAGCTCACCAAGATGCTGGTCGAGCGCGCGCTGGAAGTCGAGATGACCGACCACCTGGGCCACGACAAAAGCGGCGAGGTGACCAACAGCACTGCCAACACCCGCAACGGCCATAGCATCAAGACGCTCAAGGGCGATTTCGGCGCGCTGCCGCTTGACGTTCCTCGCGACCGCCAGGGCACGTTCGAGCCGCAGATCGTCGTCAAGCATCAGACACGCTGGACCGGCTTCGACGACAAAATCATCTCGCTCTACGCGCGTGGCCTGAGCGTGCGGGAGATCCAAAGCCATCTGGAAGAGATGTACGGCACCGAGGTGTCACCGACCCTCATTTCCAACGTCACGGACGCTGTCAGCGAGGATGTGAAGCTCTGGCAGGCCCGCCCGCTCGACGCCGTGTACCCGATCCTCTATCTCGACTGCATTCACGTCAAGGTGCGCGACAACGGCGCGGTGCGTACCAAGGCGGTCTACCTGGCCATCGGCGTCAACATGGATGGCCACAAGGAGGTGCTGGGCCTGTGGATCTCCCAAACTGAAGGCGCGAAGTTCTGGCTGCAGGTCGTGACCGAGCTAAAAAATCGTGGCGTGCAGGACATATTCATCGCCTGCGTCGACGGCCTGAAAGGCTTCCCGGACGCCATCGAGGCGGTCTACCCGCAGACCTCGGTTCAGCTGTGCATCGTTCACATGGTGCGCAACAGCCTGAATTTCGTGCCCTGGAAAGCGCAGAAGGAAGTCGCCGCCGATCTGAAGTTGATTTACAGTGCAGCCACTACCGACGAGGCTGAACTCAGGCTTGCCGAATTCGAAGATAAATGGGATAAACAGTATAAACCGATAAGTCAGTCCTGGCGCCGTAACTGGGCGCGCGTCATACCGTTCTTCGACTACCCGCCGGAAATCCGAAAGGTGATATACACCACGAACGCTATTGAATCGATTAACATGAGCCTGCGAAAAGTGACCAAGGCCCGCAGTTCCTTTCCGACCGATGAAGCTGTCAGCAAGCTGTTTTATCTTGCCCTGAACAACATCAGCAAGAAGTGGACGATGCCGATACGGGACTGGAAAGCTGCGTTAAACCGCTTCGCCATCCAGTTTGAAGACCGGGTGCCGCAGACTTAA
- a CDS encoding IS110 family transposase, translating into MEITTVGIDLAKSVFQVHAINQHGKVMLRKQLKRGQMAEFFATLPACLIGMEACGSAHYWARRLQTFGHTVKLMAPQFVKPYVKTNKHDAADAEAICEAVQRPNMRFVPVKNVEQQAVLALHRVRQGWIKARTAQANQIRGLLSEFGLIVPQGIGHITSRVPALLDEAKDELPGPFQELVLRLLEHFKDLDRQVNEVEHQIQYWHRANTLSRKLERIPGIGPITASALVASVGDAKNFENGRQLAAWLGLVPKQNSSGGKTNLQGISKRGDTYLRTLLIHGARAVIRQLERKINVQGWLANLLGRRNKNVAAVALANKNARIAWALLVHDRDFRSDYVAA; encoded by the coding sequence ATGGAGATTACGACAGTTGGCATCGATCTGGCAAAGAGTGTGTTCCAGGTTCACGCGATAAATCAGCATGGAAAGGTTATGTTGAGGAAGCAGCTCAAGCGCGGCCAGATGGCGGAGTTTTTCGCCACTCTACCAGCCTGTCTGATCGGGATGGAAGCCTGCGGCAGCGCTCATTACTGGGCAAGAAGGCTGCAAACGTTTGGGCACACGGTGAAGCTGATGGCACCTCAGTTCGTAAAGCCCTACGTGAAAACGAACAAGCACGACGCTGCGGATGCGGAAGCGATTTGCGAGGCGGTGCAGCGGCCTAACATGCGGTTCGTGCCGGTCAAAAATGTTGAGCAGCAGGCGGTACTGGCGCTGCATCGGGTACGGCAGGGATGGATCAAGGCGAGGACAGCGCAAGCCAATCAGATCCGTGGTTTATTGAGCGAATTCGGCTTGATCGTGCCTCAAGGGATTGGACACATCACCAGCCGCGTACCGGCGTTGCTCGATGAAGCAAAGGACGAGCTGCCGGGGCCATTCCAAGAGCTTGTGCTACGTTTGCTTGAACACTTCAAGGACCTGGACCGGCAAGTGAATGAAGTGGAACACCAAATCCAATACTGGCATCGCGCCAATACCCTGTCGCGCAAGCTGGAGAGAATTCCGGGGATTGGTCCGATCACGGCCAGTGCTTTGGTCGCTTCGGTTGGCGATGCGAAGAATTTTGAGAACGGCCGGCAGTTGGCCGCATGGTTGGGGCTGGTGCCTAAGCAAAACTCGTCCGGAGGAAAGACGAATTTGCAGGGGATCAGCAAGCGTGGTGATACGTATCTGCGCACGCTGCTCATCCACGGTGCTCGAGCGGTCATTCGGCAACTCGAACGGAAGATCAATGTACAGGGATGGCTGGCCAACCTGCTTGGCCGACGCAACAAGAACGTAGCAGCAGTCGCACTGGCGAACAAGAACGCGCGCATCGCGTGGGCGCTGTTGGTACACGACAGGGACTTCCGATCCGATTACGTTGCTGCGTAA
- a CDS encoding IS5 family transposase: protein MATKHPLDGVESSSNVGGRPPALKPEHIAVLHDIVKQRAQASLKEIADELYHRCGLRVCDATVRRALRAQGIVRLKPVRRAYAERAEGAKRYGYTAAHRREDISPYSTNLTDAEWELVADLFERVPGQRGTPVHYSRRDLVNACSYVLRTGCAWRLLPETFPPWQAVYKAFSRWVDAGVFEQMQDRLREQWRARMGRASTPSAAVIDAQSTRASPQGGESGFDAGKKVKGRKRNLVVDTMGLLIAVTVTAASVQDRDAAAAVVAQACAKSPRLERLYTDGAYGGKCAHDIEQAHHIGVEVVRRPGNSTIGTLHDPKTAPEPAAVINAGFVVLPMRWVVERTHAWTERWRRTVMHHDRKLDISAAWVWLAEARMLLNRLAYQS, encoded by the coding sequence ATGGCAACGAAACATCCACTCGACGGCGTTGAGTCGTCAAGCAACGTCGGGGGAAGGCCACCGGCATTGAAGCCTGAGCATATCGCGGTTTTGCACGATATCGTGAAGCAGCGCGCTCAGGCCAGCCTGAAAGAGATTGCCGACGAGCTATACCACCGTTGTGGATTACGCGTATGCGATGCAACGGTTCGCCGTGCGCTACGTGCGCAAGGGATCGTACGGCTCAAGCCAGTGCGTCGAGCGTATGCAGAGCGAGCCGAGGGCGCCAAGCGATATGGCTACACGGCAGCGCACCGACGCGAGGACATATCGCCGTACAGCACCAACCTGACAGATGCTGAATGGGAACTGGTCGCTGATTTGTTCGAGCGCGTACCCGGACAACGAGGGACGCCTGTGCATTACAGCCGCCGCGATCTCGTGAATGCATGCTCGTATGTGCTGCGCACGGGCTGCGCTTGGCGACTGTTACCCGAGACGTTCCCGCCTTGGCAGGCGGTCTACAAGGCGTTTTCGCGCTGGGTTGATGCGGGCGTATTCGAGCAAATGCAGGACCGACTACGTGAACAATGGCGCGCGCGCATGGGGCGTGCGAGCACCCCAAGCGCCGCGGTGATCGATGCACAGTCCACTCGCGCCTCGCCGCAAGGTGGCGAAAGCGGATTCGATGCGGGTAAGAAGGTCAAGGGGCGAAAGCGCAATCTCGTCGTTGATACGATGGGGCTGCTCATCGCAGTCACGGTAACCGCTGCGAGCGTGCAGGACAGGGATGCTGCCGCAGCCGTGGTTGCGCAAGCGTGCGCCAAGAGCCCTCGGCTAGAACGGCTTTACACCGACGGCGCGTATGGCGGGAAATGCGCGCATGACATCGAGCAGGCGCATCATATTGGTGTCGAAGTCGTTCGTCGTCCAGGTAACAGCACGATCGGAACGCTGCATGATCCCAAGACGGCACCTGAGCCAGCCGCAGTTATCAATGCAGGATTCGTGGTCCTGCCAATGCGCTGGGTCGTCGAACGAACTCACGCGTGGACCGAACGCTGGCGCCGTACAGTGATGCACCACGACCGCAAGCTGGATATCTCGGCCGCCTGGGTATGGCTGGCCGAGGCACGTATGCTACTCAACAGACTCGCTTATCAAAGTTGA